In a single window of the Etheostoma spectabile isolate EspeVRDwgs_2016 chromosome 3, UIUC_Espe_1.0, whole genome shotgun sequence genome:
- the gramd1bb gene encoding protein Aster-B isoform X13 has product MKGFKLACTASNSNKSTPACSPVLRKRSRSPTPQSQEGENMVEKGSDHSSDKSPSTPEQVVQRTYSLQSARSGGKNSKSHKRLSKYDRLNLIKKSQSWYNHERQHILRVLSPTYKQRNEDFRKLFKQLPDTERLIVDYSCALQRDILLQGRLYLSENWICFYSNIFRWETLLTVRLKDICSMTKEKTARLIPNAIQVCTDTEKHFFTSFGARDRTYMMMFRLWQNALLDKPLCPKELWHFVHQCYGNELGLTSDDEDYVPPDDDFNTMGFSEEIPNEENEINNDNLSKSSTEAKPEGSPPSLHKKVVPNITIPSPGNHDTPITFDLPAEEYADCLPDGQLLALPLLLEENNDTSGPGGLVPSPSLDFNDNEDIPTELSDSSETHDEGEVQAFHEDLNGRQYINEIYKLSVDKLYAILFTESQFMSDFMEQRRFSEVVYHPWKTEEAGNQTREILYTISLSNPLAPKTATVTETQTLYKASQESECYIIDAEVITHDVPYHDYFYTLNRYMLTRVAKNKCRLRVSTELRYRKQPWGLVKGFIEKNFWSGLAENFRHLELELAKLEEILESHQLSPKAIKNSTVRRKKRPLPHMRSQHMDEALSPVTTPTDEEVIQRIKQVAGSTQTRHQSPEHHHLPAGLALYSVSKLLLIISFVICLSLVLLVFLNMMLFYKLWMLEYSAQSLTTWQGLRLHESKLPQTQMEWAQLLEAQQRYHDVELQKWREIIKSSVVLLDQMKDSLLNLQRGIGLSDYSSEAEEKRSHYH; this is encoded by the exons ATGAAAGGCTTCAAGCTCGCCTG CACTGCCAGTAACTCAAACAAGAGCACCCCCGCCTGCTCACCAGTCCTGCGTAAACGCTCGCGCTCTCCCACACCACAGAGCCAGGAGGGTGAGAACATGGTGGAGAAGGGTTCAGACCACTCCTCTGACAAATCCCCCTCCACGCCCGAGCAGGTCGTCCAGAGAACATACTCCCTGCAGTCAGCAAGAAGCGGCGGAAAGAACTCAAAG TCTCACAAGCGACTTTCCAAA TATGACAGACTAAACCTGATTAAA aaGAGCCAAAGCTGGTACAAC CATGAAAGACAACACATCCTGAGA GTGCTGAGCCCGACATACAAGCAGCGCAATGAGGACTTTAGAAAACTCTTCAAGCAGCTCCCTGACACAGAGAGACTCATTGTGG ACTACTCTTGTGCTCTTCAACGTGACATCCTCCTGCAGGGACGACTCTACCTCTCCGAGAACTGGATCTGTTTTTATAGCAACATCTTCCGCTGGGAAACACTG ttgacAGTGCGGCTAAAGGACATCTGCTcaatgacaaaagaaaagaccGCCCGCCTCATTCCAAATGCCATCCAGGTCTGCACTGACACCGAGAAG CACTTTTTCACCTCATTTGGAGCCAGGGATAGGACTTACATGATGATGTTCAGACTGTGGCAAAATGCACTGCTGGACAAG CCCCTGTGCCCCAAAGAACTGTGGCACTTTGTACACCAGTGCTATGGCAACGAACTAGGCCTAACTAGTGACGATGAGGACTATGTTCCACCTGATGATGACTTCAACACCATGGG GTTCAGTGAAGAGATTCCCAATGAAGAGAATGAGATAAACAATGACAACTTGTCTAAGAGCAGCACTGAGGCCAAGCCTGAGGGGAGCCCTCCTTCGCTACATAAGAAGGTTGTCCCAAACATCACCATTCCTAGTCCAGGCAACCATGACACACCCATCACA TTTGACCTCCCAGCAGAAGAGTATGCAGACTGCCTACCAGATGGACAGCTGCTTGCTCTGCCCCTTTTGCTGGAAGAGAACAATGATACCAGCGGACCTGGTGGTCTTGTCCCCTCACCCTCTCTGGACTTCAACGACAATGAAGACATCCCCACTGAACTCAGTGACTCCTCCGAAACACACGACGAGG GTGAAGTACAGGCCTTTCATGAGGATCTGAATGGCAGGCAGTACATCAATGAGATCTACAAGTTAAGTGTAGACAAGCTCTACGCCATCCTCTTCACAGAGTCGCAGTTCATGAGTGACTTCATGGAGCAAAGACGATTCTCAG AGGTGGTGTACCACCCGTGGAAGACAGAGGAGGCTGGGAACCAGACAAGAGAGATCTTGTACACCATCTCGCTGTCCAACCCCCTTGCCCCCAAAACAGCCACAGTCACTGAGACACAG ACTCTGTACAAAGCCAGCCAGGAGAGTGAGTGTTATATCATCGACGCTGAGGTCATTACACATGATGTGCCCTACCACGATTACTTCTACACTCTCAACCGCTACATGCTCACCAGGGTCGCCAAGAACAAGTGTCGGTTACG GGTATCGACAGAGCTGCGCTACAGGAAACAGCCGTGGGGGCTGGTGAAAGGTTTCATAGAGAAAAACTTCTGGAGCGGGCTAGCAGAGAACTTCCGGCATCTAG AGTTGGAGCTGGCCAAGCTGGAGGAGATCCTGGAGTCCCACCAGCTCTCTCCGAAGGCGATAAAAAACTCCACGGTGAGGCGGAAGAAGAGGCCACTCCCCCACATGCGCAGCCAGCATATGGACGAGGCGCTCAGCCCCGTTACTACGCCGACAGATGAGGAAGTGATTCAGAGGATCAAACAAGTGGCAGGCTCCACACAAACCAGACACCAGAGTCCAGAGCACCATCACCTGCCCGCAGGCCTCGCTCTGTACAGCGTCTCCAAACTGCTGCTCATCATCAGCTTTGT GATCTGTCTAAG CCTGGTCCTGCTGGTGTTCCTCAACATGATGCTCTTCTACAAGCTGTGGATGCTGGAGTACTCTGCACAGTCTTTAACAACCTGGCAAGGTCTGCGGCTTCATGAAAG
- the gramd1bb gene encoding protein Aster-B isoform X16 encodes MKGFKLACTASNSNKSTPACSPVLRKRSRSPTPQSQEGENMVEKGSDHSSDKSPSTPEQVVQRTYSLQSARSGGKNSKSHKRLSKKSQSWYNHERQHILRVLSPTYKQRNEDFRKLFKQLPDTERLIVDYSCALQRDILLQGRLYLSENWICFYSNIFRWETLLTVRLKDICSMTKEKTARLIPNAIQVCTDTEKHFFTSFGARDRTYMMMFRLWQNALLDKPLCPKELWHFVHQCYGNELGLTSDDEDYVPPDDDFNTMGFSEEIPNEENEINNDNLSKSSTEAKPEGSPPSLHKKVVPNITIPSPGNHDTPITFDLPAEEYADCLPDGQLLALPLLLEENNDTSGPGGLVPSPSLDFNDNEDIPTELSDSSETHDEGEVQAFHEDLNGRQYINEIYKLSVDKLYAILFTESQFMSDFMEQRRFSEVVYHPWKTEEAGNQTREILYTISLSNPLAPKTATVTETQTLYKASQESECYIIDAEVITHDVPYHDYFYTLNRYMLTRVAKNKCRLRVSTELRYRKQPWGLVKGFIEKNFWSGLAENFRHLELELAKLEEILESHQLSPKAIKNSTVRRKKRPLPHMRSQHMDEALSPVTTPTDEEVIQRIKQVAGSTQTRHQSPEHHHLPAGLALYSVSKLLLIISFVICLSLVLLVFLNMMLFYKLWMLEYSAQSLTTWQGLRLHESKLPQTQMEWAQLLEAQQRYHDVELQKWREIIKSSVVLLDQMKDSLLNLQRGIGLSDYSSEAEEKRSHYH; translated from the exons ATGAAAGGCTTCAAGCTCGCCTG CACTGCCAGTAACTCAAACAAGAGCACCCCCGCCTGCTCACCAGTCCTGCGTAAACGCTCGCGCTCTCCCACACCACAGAGCCAGGAGGGTGAGAACATGGTGGAGAAGGGTTCAGACCACTCCTCTGACAAATCCCCCTCCACGCCCGAGCAGGTCGTCCAGAGAACATACTCCCTGCAGTCAGCAAGAAGCGGCGGAAAGAACTCAAAG TCTCACAAGCGACTTTCCAAA aaGAGCCAAAGCTGGTACAAC CATGAAAGACAACACATCCTGAGA GTGCTGAGCCCGACATACAAGCAGCGCAATGAGGACTTTAGAAAACTCTTCAAGCAGCTCCCTGACACAGAGAGACTCATTGTGG ACTACTCTTGTGCTCTTCAACGTGACATCCTCCTGCAGGGACGACTCTACCTCTCCGAGAACTGGATCTGTTTTTATAGCAACATCTTCCGCTGGGAAACACTG ttgacAGTGCGGCTAAAGGACATCTGCTcaatgacaaaagaaaagaccGCCCGCCTCATTCCAAATGCCATCCAGGTCTGCACTGACACCGAGAAG CACTTTTTCACCTCATTTGGAGCCAGGGATAGGACTTACATGATGATGTTCAGACTGTGGCAAAATGCACTGCTGGACAAG CCCCTGTGCCCCAAAGAACTGTGGCACTTTGTACACCAGTGCTATGGCAACGAACTAGGCCTAACTAGTGACGATGAGGACTATGTTCCACCTGATGATGACTTCAACACCATGGG GTTCAGTGAAGAGATTCCCAATGAAGAGAATGAGATAAACAATGACAACTTGTCTAAGAGCAGCACTGAGGCCAAGCCTGAGGGGAGCCCTCCTTCGCTACATAAGAAGGTTGTCCCAAACATCACCATTCCTAGTCCAGGCAACCATGACACACCCATCACA TTTGACCTCCCAGCAGAAGAGTATGCAGACTGCCTACCAGATGGACAGCTGCTTGCTCTGCCCCTTTTGCTGGAAGAGAACAATGATACCAGCGGACCTGGTGGTCTTGTCCCCTCACCCTCTCTGGACTTCAACGACAATGAAGACATCCCCACTGAACTCAGTGACTCCTCCGAAACACACGACGAGG GTGAAGTACAGGCCTTTCATGAGGATCTGAATGGCAGGCAGTACATCAATGAGATCTACAAGTTAAGTGTAGACAAGCTCTACGCCATCCTCTTCACAGAGTCGCAGTTCATGAGTGACTTCATGGAGCAAAGACGATTCTCAG AGGTGGTGTACCACCCGTGGAAGACAGAGGAGGCTGGGAACCAGACAAGAGAGATCTTGTACACCATCTCGCTGTCCAACCCCCTTGCCCCCAAAACAGCCACAGTCACTGAGACACAG ACTCTGTACAAAGCCAGCCAGGAGAGTGAGTGTTATATCATCGACGCTGAGGTCATTACACATGATGTGCCCTACCACGATTACTTCTACACTCTCAACCGCTACATGCTCACCAGGGTCGCCAAGAACAAGTGTCGGTTACG GGTATCGACAGAGCTGCGCTACAGGAAACAGCCGTGGGGGCTGGTGAAAGGTTTCATAGAGAAAAACTTCTGGAGCGGGCTAGCAGAGAACTTCCGGCATCTAG AGTTGGAGCTGGCCAAGCTGGAGGAGATCCTGGAGTCCCACCAGCTCTCTCCGAAGGCGATAAAAAACTCCACGGTGAGGCGGAAGAAGAGGCCACTCCCCCACATGCGCAGCCAGCATATGGACGAGGCGCTCAGCCCCGTTACTACGCCGACAGATGAGGAAGTGATTCAGAGGATCAAACAAGTGGCAGGCTCCACACAAACCAGACACCAGAGTCCAGAGCACCATCACCTGCCCGCAGGCCTCGCTCTGTACAGCGTCTCCAAACTGCTGCTCATCATCAGCTTTGT GATCTGTCTAAG CCTGGTCCTGCTGGTGTTCCTCAACATGATGCTCTTCTACAAGCTGTGGATGCTGGAGTACTCTGCACAGTCTTTAACAACCTGGCAAGGTCTGCGGCTTCATGAAAG
- the gramd1bb gene encoding protein Aster-B isoform X17 — protein sequence MKGFKLACTASNSNKSTPACSPVLRKRSRSPTPQSQEGENMVEKGSDHSSDKSPSTPEQVVQRTYSLQSARSGGKNSKKSQSWYNHERQHILRVLSPTYKQRNEDFRKLFKQLPDTERLIVDYSCALQRDILLQGRLYLSENWICFYSNIFRWETLLTVRLKDICSMTKEKTARLIPNAIQVCTDTEKHFFTSFGARDRTYMMMFRLWQNALLDKPLCPKELWHFVHQCYGNELGLTSDDEDYVPPDDDFNTMGFSEEIPNEENEINNDNLSKSSTEAKPEGSPPSLHKKVVPNITIPSPGNHDTPITFDLPAEEYADCLPDGQLLALPLLLEENNDTSGPGGLVPSPSLDFNDNEDIPTELSDSSETHDEGEVQAFHEDLNGRQYINEIYKLSVDKLYAILFTESQFMSDFMEQRRFSEVVYHPWKTEEAGNQTREILYTISLSNPLAPKTATVTETQTLYKASQESECYIIDAEVITHDVPYHDYFYTLNRYMLTRVAKNKCRLRVSTELRYRKQPWGLVKGFIEKNFWSGLAENFRHLELELAKLEEILESHQLSPKAIKNSTVRRKKRPLPHMRSQHMDEALSPVTTPTDEEVIQRIKQVAGSTQTRHQSPEHHHLPAGLALYSVSKLLLIISFVICLSLVLLVFLNMMLFYKLWMLEYSAQSLTTWQGLRLHESKLPQTQMEWAQLLEAQQRYHDVELQKWREIIKSSVVLLDQMKDSLLNLQRGIGLSDYSSEAEEKRSHYH from the exons ATGAAAGGCTTCAAGCTCGCCTG CACTGCCAGTAACTCAAACAAGAGCACCCCCGCCTGCTCACCAGTCCTGCGTAAACGCTCGCGCTCTCCCACACCACAGAGCCAGGAGGGTGAGAACATGGTGGAGAAGGGTTCAGACCACTCCTCTGACAAATCCCCCTCCACGCCCGAGCAGGTCGTCCAGAGAACATACTCCCTGCAGTCAGCAAGAAGCGGCGGAAAGAACTCAAAG aaGAGCCAAAGCTGGTACAAC CATGAAAGACAACACATCCTGAGA GTGCTGAGCCCGACATACAAGCAGCGCAATGAGGACTTTAGAAAACTCTTCAAGCAGCTCCCTGACACAGAGAGACTCATTGTGG ACTACTCTTGTGCTCTTCAACGTGACATCCTCCTGCAGGGACGACTCTACCTCTCCGAGAACTGGATCTGTTTTTATAGCAACATCTTCCGCTGGGAAACACTG ttgacAGTGCGGCTAAAGGACATCTGCTcaatgacaaaagaaaagaccGCCCGCCTCATTCCAAATGCCATCCAGGTCTGCACTGACACCGAGAAG CACTTTTTCACCTCATTTGGAGCCAGGGATAGGACTTACATGATGATGTTCAGACTGTGGCAAAATGCACTGCTGGACAAG CCCCTGTGCCCCAAAGAACTGTGGCACTTTGTACACCAGTGCTATGGCAACGAACTAGGCCTAACTAGTGACGATGAGGACTATGTTCCACCTGATGATGACTTCAACACCATGGG GTTCAGTGAAGAGATTCCCAATGAAGAGAATGAGATAAACAATGACAACTTGTCTAAGAGCAGCACTGAGGCCAAGCCTGAGGGGAGCCCTCCTTCGCTACATAAGAAGGTTGTCCCAAACATCACCATTCCTAGTCCAGGCAACCATGACACACCCATCACA TTTGACCTCCCAGCAGAAGAGTATGCAGACTGCCTACCAGATGGACAGCTGCTTGCTCTGCCCCTTTTGCTGGAAGAGAACAATGATACCAGCGGACCTGGTGGTCTTGTCCCCTCACCCTCTCTGGACTTCAACGACAATGAAGACATCCCCACTGAACTCAGTGACTCCTCCGAAACACACGACGAGG GTGAAGTACAGGCCTTTCATGAGGATCTGAATGGCAGGCAGTACATCAATGAGATCTACAAGTTAAGTGTAGACAAGCTCTACGCCATCCTCTTCACAGAGTCGCAGTTCATGAGTGACTTCATGGAGCAAAGACGATTCTCAG AGGTGGTGTACCACCCGTGGAAGACAGAGGAGGCTGGGAACCAGACAAGAGAGATCTTGTACACCATCTCGCTGTCCAACCCCCTTGCCCCCAAAACAGCCACAGTCACTGAGACACAG ACTCTGTACAAAGCCAGCCAGGAGAGTGAGTGTTATATCATCGACGCTGAGGTCATTACACATGATGTGCCCTACCACGATTACTTCTACACTCTCAACCGCTACATGCTCACCAGGGTCGCCAAGAACAAGTGTCGGTTACG GGTATCGACAGAGCTGCGCTACAGGAAACAGCCGTGGGGGCTGGTGAAAGGTTTCATAGAGAAAAACTTCTGGAGCGGGCTAGCAGAGAACTTCCGGCATCTAG AGTTGGAGCTGGCCAAGCTGGAGGAGATCCTGGAGTCCCACCAGCTCTCTCCGAAGGCGATAAAAAACTCCACGGTGAGGCGGAAGAAGAGGCCACTCCCCCACATGCGCAGCCAGCATATGGACGAGGCGCTCAGCCCCGTTACTACGCCGACAGATGAGGAAGTGATTCAGAGGATCAAACAAGTGGCAGGCTCCACACAAACCAGACACCAGAGTCCAGAGCACCATCACCTGCCCGCAGGCCTCGCTCTGTACAGCGTCTCCAAACTGCTGCTCATCATCAGCTTTGT GATCTGTCTAAG CCTGGTCCTGCTGGTGTTCCTCAACATGATGCTCTTCTACAAGCTGTGGATGCTGGAGTACTCTGCACAGTCTTTAACAACCTGGCAAGGTCTGCGGCTTCATGAAAG
- the gramd1bb gene encoding protein Aster-B isoform X18, which yields MATTSTASNSNKSTPACSPVLRKRSRSPTPQSQEGENMVEKGSDHSSDKSPSTPEQVVQRTYSLQSARSGGKNSKKSQSWYNHERQHILRVLSPTYKQRNEDFRKLFKQLPDTERLIVDYSCALQRDILLQGRLYLSENWICFYSNIFRWETLLTVRLKDICSMTKEKTARLIPNAIQVCTDTEKHFFTSFGARDRTYMMMFRLWQNALLDKPLCPKELWHFVHQCYGNELGLTSDDEDYVPPDDDFNTMGFSEEIPNEENEINNDNLSKSSTEAKPEGSPPSLHKKVVPNITIPSPGNHDTPITFDLPAEEYADCLPDGQLLALPLLLEENNDTSGPGGLVPSPSLDFNDNEDIPTELSDSSETHDEGEVQAFHEDLNGRQYINEIYKLSVDKLYAILFTESQFMSDFMEQRRFSEVVYHPWKTEEAGNQTREILYTISLSNPLAPKTATVTETQTLYKASQESECYIIDAEVITHDVPYHDYFYTLNRYMLTRVAKNKCRLRVSTELRYRKQPWGLVKGFIEKNFWSGLAENFRHLELELAKLEEILESHQLSPKAIKNSTVRRKKRPLPHMRSQHMDEALSPVTTPTDEEVIQRIKQVAGSTQTRHQSPEHHHLPAGLALYSVSKLLLIISFVICLSLVLLVFLNMMLFYKLWMLEYSAQSLTTWQGLRLHESKLPQTQMEWAQLLEAQQRYHDVELQKWREIIKSSVVLLDQMKDSLLNLQRGIGLSDYSSEAEEKRSHYH from the exons ATGGCTACGACCAG CACTGCCAGTAACTCAAACAAGAGCACCCCCGCCTGCTCACCAGTCCTGCGTAAACGCTCGCGCTCTCCCACACCACAGAGCCAGGAGGGTGAGAACATGGTGGAGAAGGGTTCAGACCACTCCTCTGACAAATCCCCCTCCACGCCCGAGCAGGTCGTCCAGAGAACATACTCCCTGCAGTCAGCAAGAAGCGGCGGAAAGAACTCAAAG aaGAGCCAAAGCTGGTACAAC CATGAAAGACAACACATCCTGAGA GTGCTGAGCCCGACATACAAGCAGCGCAATGAGGACTTTAGAAAACTCTTCAAGCAGCTCCCTGACACAGAGAGACTCATTGTGG ACTACTCTTGTGCTCTTCAACGTGACATCCTCCTGCAGGGACGACTCTACCTCTCCGAGAACTGGATCTGTTTTTATAGCAACATCTTCCGCTGGGAAACACTG ttgacAGTGCGGCTAAAGGACATCTGCTcaatgacaaaagaaaagaccGCCCGCCTCATTCCAAATGCCATCCAGGTCTGCACTGACACCGAGAAG CACTTTTTCACCTCATTTGGAGCCAGGGATAGGACTTACATGATGATGTTCAGACTGTGGCAAAATGCACTGCTGGACAAG CCCCTGTGCCCCAAAGAACTGTGGCACTTTGTACACCAGTGCTATGGCAACGAACTAGGCCTAACTAGTGACGATGAGGACTATGTTCCACCTGATGATGACTTCAACACCATGGG GTTCAGTGAAGAGATTCCCAATGAAGAGAATGAGATAAACAATGACAACTTGTCTAAGAGCAGCACTGAGGCCAAGCCTGAGGGGAGCCCTCCTTCGCTACATAAGAAGGTTGTCCCAAACATCACCATTCCTAGTCCAGGCAACCATGACACACCCATCACA TTTGACCTCCCAGCAGAAGAGTATGCAGACTGCCTACCAGATGGACAGCTGCTTGCTCTGCCCCTTTTGCTGGAAGAGAACAATGATACCAGCGGACCTGGTGGTCTTGTCCCCTCACCCTCTCTGGACTTCAACGACAATGAAGACATCCCCACTGAACTCAGTGACTCCTCCGAAACACACGACGAGG GTGAAGTACAGGCCTTTCATGAGGATCTGAATGGCAGGCAGTACATCAATGAGATCTACAAGTTAAGTGTAGACAAGCTCTACGCCATCCTCTTCACAGAGTCGCAGTTCATGAGTGACTTCATGGAGCAAAGACGATTCTCAG AGGTGGTGTACCACCCGTGGAAGACAGAGGAGGCTGGGAACCAGACAAGAGAGATCTTGTACACCATCTCGCTGTCCAACCCCCTTGCCCCCAAAACAGCCACAGTCACTGAGACACAG ACTCTGTACAAAGCCAGCCAGGAGAGTGAGTGTTATATCATCGACGCTGAGGTCATTACACATGATGTGCCCTACCACGATTACTTCTACACTCTCAACCGCTACATGCTCACCAGGGTCGCCAAGAACAAGTGTCGGTTACG GGTATCGACAGAGCTGCGCTACAGGAAACAGCCGTGGGGGCTGGTGAAAGGTTTCATAGAGAAAAACTTCTGGAGCGGGCTAGCAGAGAACTTCCGGCATCTAG AGTTGGAGCTGGCCAAGCTGGAGGAGATCCTGGAGTCCCACCAGCTCTCTCCGAAGGCGATAAAAAACTCCACGGTGAGGCGGAAGAAGAGGCCACTCCCCCACATGCGCAGCCAGCATATGGACGAGGCGCTCAGCCCCGTTACTACGCCGACAGATGAGGAAGTGATTCAGAGGATCAAACAAGTGGCAGGCTCCACACAAACCAGACACCAGAGTCCAGAGCACCATCACCTGCCCGCAGGCCTCGCTCTGTACAGCGTCTCCAAACTGCTGCTCATCATCAGCTTTGT GATCTGTCTAAG CCTGGTCCTGCTGGTGTTCCTCAACATGATGCTCTTCTACAAGCTGTGGATGCTGGAGTACTCTGCACAGTCTTTAACAACCTGGCAAGGTCTGCGGCTTCATGAAAG
- the gramd1bb gene encoding protein Aster-B isoform X14 translates to MATTSTASNSNKSTPACSPVLRKRSRSPTPQSQEGENMVEKGSDHSSDKSPSTPEQVVQRTYSLQSARSGGKNSKSHKRLSKYDRLNLIKKSQSWYNHERQHILRVLSPTYKQRNEDFRKLFKQLPDTERLIVDYSCALQRDILLQGRLYLSENWICFYSNIFRWETLLTVRLKDICSMTKEKTARLIPNAIQVCTDTEKHFFTSFGARDRTYMMMFRLWQNALLDKPLCPKELWHFVHQCYGNELGLTSDDEDYVPPDDDFNTMGFSEEIPNEENEINNDNLSKSSTEAKPEGSPPSLHKKVVPNITIPSPGNHDTPITFDLPAEEYADCLPDGQLLALPLLLEENNDTSGPGGLVPSPSLDFNDNEDIPTELSDSSETHDEGEVQAFHEDLNGRQYINEIYKLSVDKLYAILFTESQFMSDFMEQRRFSEVVYHPWKTEEAGNQTREILYTISLSNPLAPKTATVTETQTLYKASQESECYIIDAEVITHDVPYHDYFYTLNRYMLTRVAKNKCRLRVSTELRYRKQPWGLVKGFIEKNFWSGLAENFRHLELELAKLEEILESHQLSPKAIKNSTVRRKKRPLPHMRSQHMDEALSPVTTPTDEEVIQRIKQVAGSTQTRHQSPEHHHLPAGLALYSVSKLLLIISFVICLSLVLLVFLNMMLFYKLWMLEYSAQSLTTWQGLRLHESKLPQTQMEWAQLLEAQQRYHDVELQKWREIIKSSVVLLDQMKDSLLNLQRGIGLSDYSSEAEEKRSHYH, encoded by the exons ATGGCTACGACCAG CACTGCCAGTAACTCAAACAAGAGCACCCCCGCCTGCTCACCAGTCCTGCGTAAACGCTCGCGCTCTCCCACACCACAGAGCCAGGAGGGTGAGAACATGGTGGAGAAGGGTTCAGACCACTCCTCTGACAAATCCCCCTCCACGCCCGAGCAGGTCGTCCAGAGAACATACTCCCTGCAGTCAGCAAGAAGCGGCGGAAAGAACTCAAAG TCTCACAAGCGACTTTCCAAA TATGACAGACTAAACCTGATTAAA aaGAGCCAAAGCTGGTACAAC CATGAAAGACAACACATCCTGAGA GTGCTGAGCCCGACATACAAGCAGCGCAATGAGGACTTTAGAAAACTCTTCAAGCAGCTCCCTGACACAGAGAGACTCATTGTGG ACTACTCTTGTGCTCTTCAACGTGACATCCTCCTGCAGGGACGACTCTACCTCTCCGAGAACTGGATCTGTTTTTATAGCAACATCTTCCGCTGGGAAACACTG ttgacAGTGCGGCTAAAGGACATCTGCTcaatgacaaaagaaaagaccGCCCGCCTCATTCCAAATGCCATCCAGGTCTGCACTGACACCGAGAAG CACTTTTTCACCTCATTTGGAGCCAGGGATAGGACTTACATGATGATGTTCAGACTGTGGCAAAATGCACTGCTGGACAAG CCCCTGTGCCCCAAAGAACTGTGGCACTTTGTACACCAGTGCTATGGCAACGAACTAGGCCTAACTAGTGACGATGAGGACTATGTTCCACCTGATGATGACTTCAACACCATGGG GTTCAGTGAAGAGATTCCCAATGAAGAGAATGAGATAAACAATGACAACTTGTCTAAGAGCAGCACTGAGGCCAAGCCTGAGGGGAGCCCTCCTTCGCTACATAAGAAGGTTGTCCCAAACATCACCATTCCTAGTCCAGGCAACCATGACACACCCATCACA TTTGACCTCCCAGCAGAAGAGTATGCAGACTGCCTACCAGATGGACAGCTGCTTGCTCTGCCCCTTTTGCTGGAAGAGAACAATGATACCAGCGGACCTGGTGGTCTTGTCCCCTCACCCTCTCTGGACTTCAACGACAATGAAGACATCCCCACTGAACTCAGTGACTCCTCCGAAACACACGACGAGG GTGAAGTACAGGCCTTTCATGAGGATCTGAATGGCAGGCAGTACATCAATGAGATCTACAAGTTAAGTGTAGACAAGCTCTACGCCATCCTCTTCACAGAGTCGCAGTTCATGAGTGACTTCATGGAGCAAAGACGATTCTCAG AGGTGGTGTACCACCCGTGGAAGACAGAGGAGGCTGGGAACCAGACAAGAGAGATCTTGTACACCATCTCGCTGTCCAACCCCCTTGCCCCCAAAACAGCCACAGTCACTGAGACACAG ACTCTGTACAAAGCCAGCCAGGAGAGTGAGTGTTATATCATCGACGCTGAGGTCATTACACATGATGTGCCCTACCACGATTACTTCTACACTCTCAACCGCTACATGCTCACCAGGGTCGCCAAGAACAAGTGTCGGTTACG GGTATCGACAGAGCTGCGCTACAGGAAACAGCCGTGGGGGCTGGTGAAAGGTTTCATAGAGAAAAACTTCTGGAGCGGGCTAGCAGAGAACTTCCGGCATCTAG AGTTGGAGCTGGCCAAGCTGGAGGAGATCCTGGAGTCCCACCAGCTCTCTCCGAAGGCGATAAAAAACTCCACGGTGAGGCGGAAGAAGAGGCCACTCCCCCACATGCGCAGCCAGCATATGGACGAGGCGCTCAGCCCCGTTACTACGCCGACAGATGAGGAAGTGATTCAGAGGATCAAACAAGTGGCAGGCTCCACACAAACCAGACACCAGAGTCCAGAGCACCATCACCTGCCCGCAGGCCTCGCTCTGTACAGCGTCTCCAAACTGCTGCTCATCATCAGCTTTGT GATCTGTCTAAG CCTGGTCCTGCTGGTGTTCCTCAACATGATGCTCTTCTACAAGCTGTGGATGCTGGAGTACTCTGCACAGTCTTTAACAACCTGGCAAGGTCTGCGGCTTCATGAAAG